Proteins co-encoded in one Ictalurus furcatus strain D&B chromosome 9, Billie_1.0, whole genome shotgun sequence genomic window:
- the emilin1b gene encoding EMILIN-1b, with protein MAGVRLVLLMVCVCVCGASWGGQQRYSLYAGSREQGHTGDGARAASRHRNWCAYVVKKTVSCVVEDGVETYVKPDYQPCSWGVQCARVLMYRTYLRPRYKVAYKLITEMEWKCCHGYSGEDCNTHNGGENGGSVTQISTARPWTKPSNPGHTGHGQNGGSGRGDSDKMKQMEDKIQRLTKDVHDLQSTLRTMNEKFQEETKNPGSSGGKTPADAAQPEMKETIHNIQTKLDQLDNRTQAHDRTLDSINNHLVNGRGGNDLDGHDGDRFNILKEEILRELERRVSLSCTACQAGVEDLRREQQRDRERISALEKKINDMEQRNRLVLEGLRRDLSRSQTCCDKIQDLETNFRDVDKKIMSTSETCTSLEDRLEKVLQGIGGGGGVGGAGENGGGQRRLEETLEDWERRINSTLQRTEENCAYMDNDLKDLFQKGLIDLRNEFNAHLDVQDNRNTDLDVDIRFMKETLFEQDKRLSRLENATSHMDRRINECSSCSGSRRPPGGSGMRPTDDTDTVKSLEWRVVANEDEITRFDTRLKDLSVSGDSLLDKVIDLSHDVRKIKEVTGDNGEHFTRIIHEIENCQSDLCKTVQDDLRKLKNITNHAMDKWQTDVNYIKGKVDSGCSDGCSTLQEEVNKLKEDVHKCKICLETPTGPGTEPGDLDGPQKPLDGHSVISNNANLGSIQGELSGVILTFSSINDTLKGLEHSTRKHDSVITDLGNTKDKIISELDKIQQEVTEHVEDSKMRFDNIERDLKRYFVERTGNGLDKRITKLEGVCGRLDSVSENLQKIKEGLNKHVTGLWSCVNGLNTTVIHHSSFIDTMESTHLDNIHGKIKQLNSSILHLLKEFRSLMEHDFTGLPGPPGPQGETGERGFPGHPGLPGPEGPPGKPGVEGPRGPPGLSGERGFPGVDANVPKVSFSAALTKQMSSSGTIVFDKIFVNKGNFYDPQTGIFKAPRDGHYFFSAVLTGHKNEKIEAVLSKSNYGMARVDSAGYQPEGLENKPVAETKPTPGSLAVFNIILPLQSDDTVCVDLVMGKLAHSVEPLTMFSGALLYEDYS; from the exons gaactGGTGTGCGTATGTGGTGAAGAAGACAGTGAGCTGTGTGGTGGAGGATGGAGTGGAGACGTACGTGAAGCCTGATTATCAGCCATGTTCCTGGGGAGTGCAGTGTGCTCGCGTCTTAAT GTATCGGACGTATCTGAGGCCCAGATATAAGGTAGCGTACAAACTGATCACTGAGATGGAGTGGAAGTGTTGCCATGGATACAGCGGAgaggactgtaacacacataaTGGCGGCGAGAACGGAGGATCTGTCACTCAGATTTCCACAGCGAGACCGTGGACTAAACCCTCGAACCCAGGACACACAGGACACGGACAGAACGGAGGGAGCG GGAGAGGCGACAGCGACAAGATGAAGCAGATGGAGGACAAAATCCAACGTTTGACTAAAGACGTTCATGATTTGCAGTCGACGTTACGCACCATGAACGAAAAGTTTCAGGAGGAGACAAAAAATCCCGGATCGAGCGGTGGGAAAACGCCGGCGGACGCGGCTCAGCCTGAAATGAAGGAAACGATTCACAACATCCAGACCAAACTGGACCAGCTGGACAATCGGACCCAGGCTCACGATAGAACTCTCGATAGCATCAATAACCACCTGGTTAACGGAAGAGGCGGGAATGATCTGGACGGCCATGATGGAGACAGATTCAACATCTTGAAGGAGGAAATCCTGCGTGAGTTGGAACGCCGGGTTTCTCTGTCCTGCACTGCTTGCCAAGCTGGTGTAGAAGACCTGCGGAGAGAGCagcagagggacagagagaggatcTCAGCTTTGGAAAAGAAGATTAACGACATGGAACAGCGGAACCGCCTGGTTCTGGAAGGACTGCGTCGGGATCTGAGTCGATCTCAAACCTGCTGCGATAAAATCCAGGATCTTGAGACGAATTTCAGGGATGTGGATAAGAAGATCATGTCGACATCCGAGACGTGTACCAGCCTCGAGGATCGTTTGGAGAAAGTGCTTCAAGGAATAGGAGGTGGTGGAGGCGTCGGAGGAGCCGGAGAAAATGGAGGAGGACAGAGAAGATTGGAGGAAACACTGGAAGACTGGGAAAGACGGATTAACAGCACACTGCAGAGGACGGAAGAAAACTGCGCTTACATGGACAACGATTTGAAGGATTTGTTCCAAAAAGGCCTCATAGACCTACGCAATGAGTTCAACGCTCACCTCGATGTTCAAGACAACAGAAACACAGATCTAGATGTGGACATCAGGTTCATGAAAGAAACCTTGTTTGAACAGGACAAGCGCTTGTCTCGGCTGGAGAATGCCACGTCTCATATGGATCGGAGAATAAACGAATGCTCTTCGTGCTCTGGTTCTAGAAGACCCCCAGGAGGAAGTGGAATGAGACCCACTGATGATACAGATACGGTCAAATCCTTGGAATGGAGGGTTGTCGCCAACGAGGATGAGATCACGAGATTTGACACGAGGCTCAAAGATCTTTCTGTTTCCGGCGACTCTCTACTGGATAAAGTGATCGATCTTAGCCATGACGTACGCAAAATCAAAGAGGTGACCGGCGACAACGGTGAGCATTTTACTCGTATCATTCATGAAATTGAGAACTGCCAGTCAGACCTTTGTAAGACGGTGCAAGATGACCTGAGGAAGCTCAAGAACATCACGAACCATGCCATGGACAAGTGGCAAACAGATGTGAACTACATAAAGGGCAAGGTGGATTCGGGTTGCTCGGACGGGTGCAGCACCCTGCAAGAGGAAGTGAATAAACTTAAAGAGGATGTGCATAAATGCAAGATCTGTTTGGAGACTCCAACAGGACCAGGAACAGAACCAGGAGACCTGGACGGTCCTCAGAAACCCCTCGATGGCCACAGTGTGATCAGCAACAACGCTAACCTCGGATCGATCCAGGGCGAGTTATCAGGAGTCATTTTAACCTTCAGCTCCATCAACGACACTCTGAAAGGTTTGGAGCACAGCACCCGGAAACACGACAGCGTTATCACAGATCTGGGAAACACGAAGGACAAGATCATCTCAGAGCTGGATAAGATCCAGCAGGAAGTGACGGAGCACGTCGAGGACAGTAAGATGCGCTTCGACAACATCGAACGCGACCTCAAGCGTTACTTTGTGGAGAGAACAGGCAACGGCCTCGACAAGAGGATCACCAAACTGGAAGGGGTTTGTGGTCGACTCGATTCTGTATCTGAGAACTTGCAGAAAATCAAAGAGGGACTCAACAAGCACGTGACCGGCCTGTGGAGCTGCGTAAATGGGCTCAACACGACCGTGATCCACCACAGCAGCTTCATCGACACCATGGAGAGCACACATCTGGATAACATCCACGGAAAGATCAAGCAGCTCAACTCCTCAATACTGCATCTTCTCAAGGAGTTCAGGAGCCTGATGGAACACGACTTCACAG GTCTGCCTGGACCCCCGGGTCCTCAGGGAGAGACAGGTGAAAGAGGATTTCCAGGACATCCAGGACTACCTGGACCAGAAGGACCACCCGGTAAACCGGGTGTGGAAGGACCAAGAGGACCACCag GTCTCAGTGGAGAACGAG GTTTCCCAGGCGTTGATGCTAACGTTCCTAAGGTCTCGTTCTCGGCCGCGCTCACCAAGCAAATGAGTTCGTCCGGAACCATAGTGTTTGATAAAATCTTCGTGAATAAAGGAAACTTTTACGATCCACAAACAG GAATCTTCAAGGCTCCTCGGGATGGTCATTACTTCTTCAGCGCCGTTCTGACGGGCCACAAGAACGAGAAGATCGAAGCAGTTCTGTCCAAGTCGAATTACGGTATGGCACGCGTGGACTCGGCTGGGTATCAGCCTGAGGGCCTGGAGAACAAGCCGGTGGCGGAGACGAAGCCAACGCCCGGATCTCTGGCCGTCTTCAACATCATCCTTCCGCTGCAGTCGGACGACACGGTGTGTGTGGACCTGGTGATGGGGAAACTGGCGCACTCGGTCGAACCTCTCACCATGTTCAGCGGCGCTCTGCTCTACGAGGATTACTCATAA